The sequence GACGAAGACGACACCGAGAATGAGATGCCAGAACGGCCCGATGGTTTCGAAGCCGCTGACGATGTTCTCGACGTAGAGGTAGATGCCGGCGCCCACGATGGGGCCGAACAGCGACCCCGTGCCGCCGAGGACGGTCATGATGACCACCTCGCCGCTCTCGGTCCAGTAGAGCGACGACAGCGGAACGTAGGACCCGTCGATGGTGTAGAGGCTGCCGGCGATACCGGCGAAGAGGCCGGACAGGATGAACGACATCAGCTTGTATCGCCAGACGTTCAGCCCGACGAATTCGGCGCGCTGTTCGTTCTCGCGGATGGCCCGGAACACCATCCCGTACGGCGAGTTGAGGATGCGGTAACCGAGCGCGATACAGAGGAGCGTGAAGGCCGCCACGAAGGCGTACATCCACGTGCTGAGGAGCATTCCCAGCACGGACGGGAGTTCGGATTCGAGCGCGATGACACCGAGGAAGTCCCCCGTCTCGATGCCTGTGAGGCCGTTCTCCCCGCCAGTGATGAACGCCAGGGGCGAGGAGGACAGGTAGAACATCATCTGTGCGAACGCGAGCGTGAGGATGGCGAAGTAGATGCCACCCCGACGCAGCGACAGGAAGCCAAGCAGCCACGCGAGCAGGACGGCGAATGTCGTCCCGGCGAGCATCATCAGAATCGGGGAGCCCGAAACGTGCTGGCTGAAGACGCCGGCAGTGTAAGCGGCCGACCCCCAGAAGGCCGCGTGGCCGAACGAGAGCAGGCCGGTGTAGCCGAGCAGCAGGTCGAAGCCGAGCGCGAAGATGCCCCAGATGAGGATGAGCGTCGCGAGCCCCTGATAGCCCTGTACCACGTCGCTCACGACGGGCATACGCGAGAACACGTAGGGGAACAGACCGAGGACGACGGCCGCTGCCGCCATCACGCGGAGCTCGTTGCCACGGGGTGCAAAGATGCCGGCTATGGAGCCCTCATCGGTCCCGCCATCGGTGGCGGGCGTGGGCTGGTCGCTCACGGTGCCACCCCCTCTTCGCCGAGCAGTCCCTGTGGCCGCACCAACAGGACGATAGCGGCGATGGCATAGAGGCCCACCTGTGCCCACGCGGAGTATGTGGCGATGAGGATGGCCTGAGTGAGCCCGAATAGAATGCCGCCGAGGACGGCGCCCGCGATGGAGCCGACACCGCCGATGACGACGGTCAGGAAGGCAGGAACGAGAACTTCGTTCCCGATGGTCGGATTGACCGGATTGAGCGGCCCACCGACGACGCCGGCGACGCCGGCGAGCGCCGCACCGATACCGAAGACGACGATGTAGGGTCGGCTCAGCCGGATACCGAGCAGTTCGACCATCTCCGGGTCACGGGTGCCCGCGCGGACGATGAGGCCGAAGTCGGTGTACTCGACCAGCAGGTAGACGATGAGCACCAGCACGGCCGTGATGCCGATGACGTAGTATCGCCACGAGGAGATGGGGATGCCGGCCAGGAAGGGAATCTGCGGCGGTCCCTGTGCCCACGCTGGTTGGCTGAATGGGAGGCTGCTCGAGCCGAACATGATCTTGAACACCTCCTGGACGATGATGGCCAGTCCGAACGTGACGAGAATCTGGTCGGTGTCGGGGCGGTCCTTGAACGGTTCGACGACCCAGCGCTCCATCCCCAGTCCGACGATGAACACCACGAACGGGACGATTATCAGCGCAGGAATGTAGCCCAGTCCGAGACCGAGCGTCTCGACGCCCCACTCCGAGAGTTGGCCGCCGGTCAGGTTGATTTCGAGCGCGATCAACAGGCCCGCGTAGGTGCCGATGAGGTAGAGGGCACCGTGAGCAAAGTTGACGAACTTCAGGGTTCCGAGGATGATGGAGAGACCCACCGCCAGCAGGATGTAGATGGCGCCCTGCTGGAGGCCGTTCAGCAGGACGGTAATTGCCTCGATGTGGAAACTCATCATCTCACCCCGCGCCCCCGAGGGCGGGATGCAAGTGGTACTAGCATGTCTGCGTGTATCTTTATCATAATCGACTATAATCTTGCGCTACGGAACGCCGCCGGGGTTGCCGGCGTCAGTTACTCGTCGCCGTACTCGCCGAGTTCACATTCGGCCGCCGGACCTTCGTCACAGGCGTAGCCGACGTCGTCCCGGCTCGTGAGGTTGATGAGTTCGTAATACTGTCCCGACTCCTGCTCGGATTCGGGCAGACCGCGAACGACAGGGACGGCGCGCTGGGCCTGGTGGTCGCAGGCGCGCATCGTCTCGGGGCCCATGCCGATGTTGTCGTACTCGTAGCCCTCGAGTTGGCGGATGACCTCGGGCGGGTAGAACGTGCCCGCTCGCTCAGCCGCGGCAGCGTACTGGAGCGTCTGGGCGTACGCGAGCTGTGCCACGCCGGAGGGAAGGCGGTCGTACTCGTCCTGGAACGCCTGCGTGAACTCCTGGGACGGTGTGTTGTCGATCTGGGAGTCCCAGGCGACGGTGCCGAAGACGCCCTCGATGGCGCCGCCGGCGGCCTCGGCCATCGGTCGGTTGTAGAGCGGGAGGAGGATTTCCATATCCTCGTCGAGGCCCGCGTCGACGGCCTGACTGACCGATGTCGCACCGTCGAGCCCGTAGTGGTTGAGGACGAGCACGTCGGCGCCGGAGTTCGCGGCCTGGGAGAGATACGACGAGTAGTCGCTGGTGCCGAGCGGCGTCGCGACCGAGTCGACCTGTGACCAGCCCGCCGTCTCGGTCAGGAACTGATTCATCGACTCCTGCTGTGTCTGGCCCCAGCTGTAGTCAGCGTAGAGCTGGTAGAACTCCAGGTCCGTACCGTATTCCTCGCGGACGACCGGTGCGAGCGCCTGTCCCGTCATGTACGCGTTGAAGACCTCGCGGAACCCGTACCGGGCGCAGTCGACGCCGGTGGTGTCGTTGGAGTGGGTGAGACAGGCCATGAACATCACGCGCTCGTTCTGACACAGCCCCTGCACCGCGATGGCGACGGCGGAGGACGACCCGCCGGTGACCATGATGACGTCGTCGCGCTGAATCATCCGGGAAGCCGACTGGCGCGCCTGGTCGGCGTCGGTGGCCGTGTCGCCAGTCACCGAATCGATCTGATAGTCGAGGACGCCGTCGCCGGAGAGGTCGTCGAACTGCGTGTCGACCCAGCCGCCGCCGTTGTTCAGGTGCTGAACCGCGAGTTCGTACGCACGGAGTTCGTCCTCCCCCTCGGAGGCGTACGGGCCGGACTGCGGGACGTTGAACCCGAACGTGGCCGTATCACCCTCGACGGGGTAGTTGCC comes from Haloplanus sp. XH21 and encodes:
- a CDS encoding branched-chain amino acid ABC transporter permease, whose product is MSDQPTPATDGGTDEGSIAGIFAPRGNELRVMAAAAVVLGLFPYVFSRMPVVSDVVQGYQGLATLILIWGIFALGFDLLLGYTGLLSFGHAAFWGSAAYTAGVFSQHVSGSPILMMLAGTTFAVLLAWLLGFLSLRRGGIYFAILTLAFAQMMFYLSSSPLAFITGGENGLTGIETGDFLGVIALESELPSVLGMLLSTWMYAFVAAFTLLCIALGYRILNSPYGMVFRAIRENEQRAEFVGLNVWRYKLMSFILSGLFAGIAGSLYTIDGSYVPLSSLYWTESGEVVIMTVLGGTGSLFGPIVGAGIYLYVENIVSGFETIGPFWHLILGVVFVVTIWVFPRGVWGFLSDVRDYVTGGED
- a CDS encoding branched-chain amino acid ABC transporter permease, which codes for MSFHIEAITVLLNGLQQGAIYILLAVGLSIILGTLKFVNFAHGALYLIGTYAGLLIALEINLTGGQLSEWGVETLGLGLGYIPALIIVPFVVFIVGLGMERWVVEPFKDRPDTDQILVTFGLAIIVQEVFKIMFGSSSLPFSQPAWAQGPPQIPFLAGIPISSWRYYVIGITAVLVLIVYLLVEYTDFGLIVRAGTRDPEMVELLGIRLSRPYIVVFGIGAALAGVAGVVGGPLNPVNPTIGNEVLVPAFLTVVIGGVGSIAGAVLGGILFGLTQAILIATYSAWAQVGLYAIAAIVLLVRPQGLLGEEGVAP
- a CDS encoding substrate-binding protein; its protein translation is MGSNGGGMERRDVIKAAGAAGTVGLAGLAGCSGGGGGGGSSEYPALGNYPVEGDTATFGFNVPQSGPYASEGEDELRAYELAVQHLNNGGGWVDTQFDDLSGDGVLDYQIDSVTGDTATDADQARQSASRMIQRDDVIMVTGGSSSAVAIAVQGLCQNERVMFMACLTHSNDTTGVDCARYGFREVFNAYMTGQALAPVVREEYGTDLEFYQLYADYSWGQTQQESMNQFLTETAGWSQVDSVATPLGTSDYSSYLSQAANSGADVLVLNHYGLDGATSVSQAVDAGLDEDMEILLPLYNRPMAEAAGGAIEGVFGTVAWDSQIDNTPSQEFTQAFQDEYDRLPSGVAQLAYAQTLQYAAAAERAGTFYPPEVIRQLEGYEYDNIGMGPETMRACDHQAQRAVPVVRGLPESEQESGQYYELINLTSRDDVGYACDEGPAAECELGEYGDE